The DNA window ttatattttgtattttataattttatcttCTCTATTACAGTCTCTACATCGATTATCGGGGGATTTCATCTCAATCTCACCCTGGATAGCCGacacacccggataatcgagtcaaacttttttgtgattagattttttagaatttcaagGTATGATTTGTATTTTTGGTTGGttttcattatttatttatattggtaacgagttaacgataCATATTAGTTTTTATAACTATTTGTGAAAGAATTCTAAAACAAATATTGTGTATGTCTTCTGCAATAcaggtcaaactcgattacccggGGCTTCGATTTTCCGGGGTACATGATTTGATTACTCGTATACTAGCAAAAAATAAAGTAActaatgtcgtttttcattaaaaaacaccggggcagtagattgcactggttttgtacTTTCTAGCAGACGTGGGAATGAAACATGTCTAGTGGCCTgttcttctgctagaaaatgcaacaccagtgaaATCCACTgccccggggtttttcaatgaaaaactccATAAGTAAGCTGGGGGTCGCCTCtttcttggctccagtttaatttacgtggtgGTGTCATATATCACAGCTAACGTTTCTTTCAAGCCTTATTCTTGTGTGCGAAAAGTCattgtccttgtagcatcatttagttgaccaatgtcgTACCGGATTTTCAGATGATCACTGAGCATGTAGTCTTTACAAACTCTCCCACTCATGTTTGTCACCAGCGAAGGACTAACGAAAGAGGTTACGCAGATGGTGGGCTACAGGCCAGCTCAGCTAGAAGTACTACCAGTGGTgccctctttacatagcctaaCTGCTTGAGCTACCGAAGAATAGCCAGGTCTCTTATCAGAATTTTGTTAACCCTTttttgaccaacttttttctatcgTGTATAGggttctaaaactattttttcttagaACTGTTCTGCCGCTATACACATAATTGTCCAATGCGTATAGGTAATCCCATttcacatgggacaattatgcttataACGCCAGTGTTGGCGTCATGAACTACGAAAAACATGGTttaataaagataggtgcttctttcgcaaagatagaagctgctcaatatttaccttacgatctagtccaattgcatgaaaaaggtagtggaagacagtctaaattagaaaattttatcaattttcaataataactattgccaagttacgaaaatgctccaatttttttttttcagcattaACAGTAACTATTCCTGGCAGCATTGCTTCAGCGAAACCCAttcagattaattgtaataacttctgttctactgATAGTATTCATTACTATTAGtgctcaaattaaaaaaaatgtcgcaGTTATTAGCCCTAATTATCGTTGTATACATAAGTTgtttaaaccaaaagttatagtcgtGTAGAATCGTGGTTGTTTATcgacaacatgggcatgaagggatTAAAGATGCCATTGGAAATCTGAGCAGGAATCAATTGTTGAAGGGGATTATGCGAAAAGAGTATTTGTGTAAAGTACACTAGAACTCAgagcaggatattcatcagacCTTTACACCGGATTTAATTGAAAATAGGAACATGATTCTATCAGCATCTTGAATAAATCATAATCTTCGCAGAATTCTATCTTGACAAGCATTCCACCAGAACTCCAAaaagcttttctctagaatcccGTATCTTAGCCCagagaaaaaacatgttttaatctaCCTATTTGTGAAATTGTGCCTTTCCCATTTGTCCAAATTATGATTCCATGGCTCGTTCATCTCGCTGATGGATTCTAGTGCAAAgagtaccagagatataataaaaaaatctatttttttaaacaatttgttaaaattaagatGTGGTCCATGGGAACACCCTCAATAAGTTAGGTTATTATATATGGGCTCTAGATGAACAATTGCTTCAAAACTGTTTCCAATTcgtgaaggtcgattccaagttttgatttttttttgtcactTTGCGCGGAGTAACCCACTTATAGGCTATTTTTGATGTAGGCCAAAATTTGAGGTAAGGTTAGTCCTTGACCCCCCATTCCCCGAAATATCATCGAATTAGCACTGTAATCTGACATTCTAGTTGTATTTGGAATTCTTTTTTTTCGAAGcgcccggataatcgaatcattttctccggataatcgaatcacggataatcgaatcaccgaATAATCGAATCACCGGAAAATGGAGTCCGACGTGTACCTATAACTCGACTTTAAGTAGGTATTGGGACTatggcggtgatcacgatactgttggaAATTTGTGATGACAatatcacagttcctcgatggcggagtggttaacgcacccaactagagactgggagatcgcatgTTTgcttcctgcttgaggacatatgcTTTCTCAGTGTgcccaataaaaaggtgaattttgaccatttcttcattctcaccgttccggtcttTCTCTGTCTATTTTCCAGTGAACACGTTCCTTACAACTttgataaaagaaaaaaagcatGACACGTCAAAGCAAGGAATATATGAAAACTAATGAAGTTTTATTTGAACAGTTCCACGAGCGTCAAGCGAACGTGCTTAAAATGCTGAGGATGGCTGATGAATGAGTAGGCCGAAACAACTTCAACCCAAGCATGTGAACATAAAGAAAAAACTCATATGCTGGAAAAATACTTTCTACCTTCTTCGTAGTAGTCAACAAAAATGACTTAACAAATCCACGTGCTATgctcaggcattgcatttatcgctcatatgagtaagtACGTCCGGATAATTTGTTACTgcaacaataaaaactcacattttcacacgaaaagttattggcactcacaaaaCTTTTCCGGATacatacaacgtgttatttcttcggataaataaaaccgccggagaattaacaaatgagtttatcacggtatcctttttgcgctcgctgctttgctgtcgctattccaaaatacgaaaaaacaagtgtatcgtacttctttgcccctttctttgaaattaagtgtatattttgacgcttttactgatttccacgaaattaaaatattatcaccttctccggtgaaaaggaaacaatcaaataaattttatccggagaATTATTCTCACGTTATTTGTAGAGAGGAGAATTTCGCGACTcttcttatctcggaaaagttggacatcggataagcttcctctagcgtgagtgagagagaattacaatgcctggttATGCTTCGTGCACGCAAAGTTGCGAATATTGCTATTGACGCATATCTTATAACCAAGCTCACAGCTTGCCATATTTTTGCTTTTACAGTCAATTAGATTGTTCATAACATAGACATCTATTTTTCGGAATATTTGTCGCATAATAAAACATGATCttttgatgatttcaaaagggttgtataaCACTGTGGTAAAAATCATAATCCTTGGTGATGTAAATGTCCATCATGTTTTGGGTCTGATTCGATACCAAATTGGGGGGCACTGGATTGATGACATATTTAAACAGCACAAATCTGCATATACGCAATGTGGGAAATTACCCAATATTTGCACGTTCTGGCAGGAAAGGGGTGGCAGATGTAACATTCCGCTTTGACAATGTTACATATGATTTGGCAAGTTGGTTCGTAccgaacgagctcgaaccgtcttTTTCTGAATAAATTCCTAATCTTTGatcaattataaatatatcGTCACATGCCGTAATTCAAAATGTATTAACTGAAACCTCCACGAAGTGGGATTAGTTTCATTGATATTGTCCAAAGATTGAATCTTCAAGctacttggatgaggtcgtagATAAAACAAACACACTCAAGAGGTTTgttcgcttcgagttatgcgtacTTCTAGAGGGACCCCAAGGTCAAATGGCGAACTTGCTGGACTCAAAAAGCTTGAAATCGCAAAGGCAGTGACACTGACCCAGCATTTAAGTCGGCTCTCAACGAGGCCAATAAATCGAATAAGTTTCTTTCGAAAACGAAAGACTTCACTGAGAACAGACATACACGTAAAGTTTTCAATGTgcgtaagaaataaaactgtcgttttgaaatatCAACACCAAGAAGAAATTTATTCAACTTGCATGCAAAATTGTATACTACAGTGATTCACGTATGCGAACCTGGGTGCGATTTACATTTTCCACGTATGCTCTCATAGGGTTTTCGTATAAATTTGCTCTAGCAAAGcagtttttaaataaaaatttataattGAGCAATATTTTTCTGTCAAATAGCTTTCGTTTAACATATTAGCATCGCAATCATTAACGCCCATAAAtcttttcatcgattttttaataaGCTTTCCTTAAGTAGGTATACTATTATCGGTATGTGAACCCTAACAGTTTTTTTTCGGTTATATGTCTGTTTGCTGTGACGAAGATGATTTGCAGCTAAACTCTAGCACAGCATATACAACTAGCAATTAGATATAAACTAAACATATAATCAAACAAAACTATGATAcaaatataagaaatgtaaaaaaattaggCTCCTAATTTACAAAAAGTTTGGAACTTGTCGgtgagggaccattcataaattacgtaacgcaaaaattgcccaaaattgaccccccctccccctatgtaacaaattgtcacaaatttttccatccccctcccctgttacgtaacaaattccaagaaatttttttttttcttcgatgagaatatgttacgtaacgatctagttaacaccccctcccccctatgtcacaacttgtcacaacttgtcgtaccccctccccccctaaaagcgttacgtaatttatgaatggtccctgaACTGTTTTGTTTGTCCTTTGAGAAGTGTACATtcctagagaaaatttagaataggacgtaagtaacaatgagagattctctttggggtctttctcttctgttcattactcggccatttcaacatttactactactactactactctttgcataatattctagtaaaaaccgtcggctttcgatatgtactggaaaatcagtgcaaagtgttgtagtgACGTCGttataaacgaaagagaaagtaaacaaagaaactctcaatgttacttacgtcctattgaaaattttctctagatttattGTCGGTTATTTTGTTCTTTTCGTTTTGTGGCGTAGGTGTCCATGGCTTATTCATGACTGGAACGTGCATCAGTCAAAAACGGTGTAAGCTTAGAAAGCTTGCCTCAACGCCGTGCCTCTAGGGCTTTTTATCGAAAAAGCACCAATTTCTCGAATGTTTGTGCTTAAAAATGTGCTAGGTAAATGCATCTTAAtaccaatttaatttaatttaattagaaTAGAGCCTAATAAGCCTATTTCGGCCCTATTCGGAACAGTGTCGAACTAACATTTTGTATCAATCTCTTTCTCTCGCTCAAGGTTGGCCGATTTTTGTGGGTAACAGTGAAACTGTTCTCGGGATTTTTTTAAAGGGAAAGAAGCAACGCAGCTTTTTGTAATTTGAAGactacactagtttacagcatttctgaactcaaTAACCTgatggtcattttcaatgtaaaatcgtctGCTAAGTCCGAAAACGAAGtccaaaaaaattacaatagagcagttttcgagttacagtaaaaaaatgaatttcacctcCAAAACAAAAAGCCCGTTCagtaaattccaaatatcttcgaTTGTAGTGCATCAATATGAAAgcttattatgttgaattaaagaaTGCACTTTAAATCGTTCGAACATTTTGTTTCAatgcgactactggttctgacgttatttgCGAGTTTagtgaactttttcttaatttttcttaattttttaaataaaaatgagcgtttggtcaatattttgggcaagataaagcaactctaaaaatgacatttttatgggaaattaaagcctgctaataatCAATCAAAATAAGCAcatattagtttattagtttaaatcggatggaaattgtgaaagttgttaaattttttgtagcatgggaatttttgagtttctctgggccaacttattgaaccgtctcaatgccaattttttctagggttTGCTTCATAATATATGAGAGACTCTTTgacagaattctgttaaacaagtaaactgaagaattttgaaagaatttaatgtggggtaatgtttgaactcgtttatccaaatgattcaaaGCTTcttataacaataatttcaggctcagtGGAGTAATGTGATTAAAAATTTGGTATTAAAAATACGCATAATATTTACATGTGTCATACAGAATCATATATGTACAAAATACGTTGTGAACTGCACGCCCCTTAACGCCCTGATACATATATCGGAAACTTATGATGGCGCAAAATGTTAAATGCTGGCATTAGCTTCACGAATGATGATTTATTTACCTATTTCGCCAACTATTGTTCTACTAATAATTTgttttacgttattaaaacatctagaaaattgtaatttgaaattatattggattcacATATTATATTTACGATTTTACTGTATTGGTccataaaatttcaatataCTACAATACATTGTGTAAAACATCTAagtgcaattacaaaataatctACATTCTGCAAATCATTCTGAAGATTTCGTgattttaaacctaaaataaaTCTTGTTCGATATCCTACATAATTTCAAAACACAAACTGCTAGATATTCTAGgaaggaaaataaattaaaagtttttcaaattaaaattttataatatttgaCGTATGTAGTATCACATATATTTACGGATTCGTATAGTTTATATTAGCATTGTTCAAAACACAGTTGAGCAGCTAGCGTTTCATAATACGAATTTTATGACGTGTGAGGATTTAGTTTACAATGAACTTTGTAATATAAGATAGGTATCTTATGTAATACatttgtaaatattacacgcagtattgcataccaatcattcgatgacttataacttcattgagcctgaaattattgttatcagaagtcttgaatcatttggataaacgagttcgaatattaccccacattacattctttcaaaattcttcaatttacttgtttaacGGAATTCTGATAGAGTCTAATGAAACAAGCAATAGAACAAATtagaatcgagacggttcaataagttgacccagagaaactcaaaaatttccattttacaaaaaaattaataactttcGTAATTTTCATCGAATTCaaactaacaagtgcttatttttATTGGTTATTAGGCTTTAAGTTTCCATCAAAATATCATTTTTAGAATTGCTTAATCAAGCCGaaaacgctcatttttctttaaaaaatgaagaaaaaataagaaaaagttcaataaactcgtaaatagcgtcagaaccagtagtcgtaCGAAAACAAAATGTACGAACGGCCGatagtgcattcaattacctttaattcaaaataatatattttcatatcgatgcactacaaccgaagatatttggttTTTACTGaagttactttttatttaagagatgaaattcatttttttactgtaactcgaaaactgttctactgtaatttttttggacttaattttcggattcagcatgCCATTTGACATCAGAAATGGTGTTCAAATATTgtagttcagatttttattttgcaaTCTAGTGTTATTTGCATTCACATGAGgatctcatttttttttatttgaccaTTTCCCGCTTATGGCATATTGGTTTCCACATGATTTGTTACCAAAATAAGTATGCTTAATAAGCTTGATTCATCACCCCAACAGTTCGTAGAAAAAACAgctttactgtatcgattttgttggctattttcggcaaatttaagactaagagaaacgaaagcaatgaaatagaAAGACgtataggtattctagagcgaatcagttataaacttagaacggaaaattaggactaggcaggctcatatggacatgatcgaaaggaaatgtgaagagtcttttgccttctgctaagtaggagctGGGCGTTGCACcaaagtctaccgcatggtctttgatagaacataactcatcattatGTTTTACCACCGACGGCCGGCGTCGTTCAGGCTCGACTCGATGACTACTATAACTTGTATGCCATAGAATGGTATTCTGATTGCAAAAAGCGAAATAGTGCATTTACGCCtttcatttttctattattttcagCATACGAAATAGTGTCTAACTGGGGATCATTTGGCGCTGGTTTAGACTTATTTAACTAGCatcaagttggtgttagttactgaagAGGAAATTCCGAAACTTTAGAAAACCAATCttttaatgaaaatttgttaaaatattgtttaaatGTGGTAGTATTATAtagaaattttccaaataaacTAACACGCTCTCTGTGTCgtcgaaaaaattattgaaaacgaatatttttttcatcggaAATACCTTACCCGTCATGatattttgaaaagttttttatgGATTTCTGAACTGTTTCGTTCCGCAAAAGAAAGACAAATCAATACTGTGCAAATTACACGTGAATTTCGAATTCGTCAAATAAAACATAATATTTTGCACCACAGACaataatttatttcaaacaGAATGTAACGATGGTGTCCCCTGAGATTTTTAGGGGACTATTATGAACATTGAAATATGTATAGGGAATTCCAAAGTAACTATAGTATTTATAGCTAAGAACGACACCAATCCCCCGGGGGGACACCGTCGTAGGGGcggatctagaaaaaataggggagtgtctgaaatttcgattttaaaatgaacattatACAATTCCTAATACCTAATAATCTCATTGAATTACACACAATTTTgatggtcaaatttggtttggaatgatgttgagtttgaaactaatttaaaattgaaacaaatctAACTTTTCTCAAATTCTTTCTTTCAAATCTAAGCTGAAAGTAATAGGAGGGGTGATGTCCGGGCCCCTAGGACGCTTTCCCTGAATCCGCCACTGCACAGAGAGGTTATAAATTAGTAATGTTAGCATTTCTAATTTACGAACTCTCTGTTATGTACCTTTGTCAAAGTCATCTCACGATACACTCTTTTAATTTTATCATAACGATGCACGATAATCTCCAGAACGAACACCACAGTGGACAAAGCTACCATTAATagatagaaaacaaaaaaaatccaaaggaCCTCCATATCGAAAACGCGTTTGTTATTTTTCATCTCCAGTGCCAACTGATGCCGTATTTCTAGCTGATTCACGACAATTTGCACCCGTTTACGTTGGTAGTCAATGAAGCCACTTTGAACGCATCGAATAATGATTTCGTTGAAAGATCGCCAAAACGGTGAAGTTTTTGGTACCACCATAGCTTTGTAGAATTCGTAGACCGGCTCCGAAATGGCATATACGCCAGAGGAGTGTCCATGGATCCATTTGTTGCTTCCGGATTTAATCAGAGGAACGTATATATGGGAGATGAGAAACGCCGAGTCCCGCTGGATAATGATTTGCTGGATTGCTGCCCTAATTGAAGTGGTGTTTTCAGTAGTCAAACGAGCGGTAAGTTCGCGGTAGTTCGGGTTCAGCGAATGAGAGCTCGCGTGAGTTACCATTTGTCTGTGATAGTTGGACACTTTCAGCGTGAGGTTACTTTCAAGCAGCTCATCTATATTGTTGATATTGTTCAGATGATGATTATCAGAATTCAAATACCGGATGGTAACTGCTTGCCAAACGGGATACGATACGATGTTGTATACCAACAAACCAAACAGAATCCATCTCCTCTTTGGTGCCTTGGGTAGCTTTCCCGATATATTGTAAATGATTCCGAGTATTTGTAGAGCACAATTTCCAAAATCGGCTCTTTCCTGCTGTATACCTAAATAATGGAGGTATTTTTCTAGTGTAAAGGAAATTAGTGGAATTGTTAGAGCCAGAATAAAGTTGACGATTAAATATGCTATGCTGAATGGATTGataaaaataattcttttaTCGCGATTTTTAAAATAGTCAGATGGAACCAGAAAAACTAGTTTTTCCCTGCCAATGTGATTCAAATAGAGAAGGTTGCTAGTGCCATAGTTATAAATTATCCTTGAATTGGCGGCCatatcaatttgattattttcaatTAGTCCCAGGCTTCCGGCCAACGATCCATTAGGAAATATGTATCCCATCGACAGCTCCAGTTCCGATGCAACGAAGGAAATAGTAAAATTCATCTTCTCCTTGATAATCATCAAAATTTCCATATCTATATCCGAAAGTGTAAGATTCTCTAAAACACAATCGAAAGCCGACATCGATCCTTCACTCTCATGCATTGCGATTGTCAGTGTGTAGCCATTCAAATTGCTGACTCGATTATGCGTAAAATCGTCAAGTTGTTCCAGATAACGGCTTACCGGCTCGCTACTTGACATTATTGTACAAAATAAATCAGATGACAAGATCCTTTCTCTATGTTTATCTTTGTGAAATGGATTGAACATACAAGCTTCGATTCGAGATCCCTCCAAAAGGTTGATGAGAAAAACGTTCAATAATTTGTACCGGTACCAGGCGTTGTAGAAAATGTCTGCCATTTTATTCGATGGCAGACGATATGAGATCAGAACGATTTTGGCTTGATGATTTCTGTGTCCGATGTATGGTAGGATGGCGTTCATCATTGTGTCACCGGTACTCCAGCTGAGGAAAGCCTCATCCGTCGAAAGCAATTGTTGATGAAAGTTGTAAAAATCCGTGCTGTTTTGTAGCTTATATCTGTGAagaataaaatagaaatacTGTGATTTATGCAGGTCGTTCGGTTTTCAATTTCCCGGGATCaggcaatttattttttttttctggaatCCCGGGAGCATTAAGTGATTGATTTAATAGCTCGTTTTTTCACAGAGGTCGTACGCAGTTATCAGTTGATATCGGTATGGTCAACTACACACGGTTGAAACTATCCCGCGTGTTGTCACTCAGACTATGCAACGATATCTTCTTATCTAAATTGAGGtgattacaattacaattaagaCGACATACCGGATTCTGCTGCTTGAGTTGTGCACAATTGGGATGCATGGTTGAAACATTCTCATTGCCtcttaatcaaatgaataaaccaAACCTTCATTGATAATTACAAACTTTTGATGTAATGTTGTAGAGTTATTGATGCTTATTATATGAACGGTTTAGCAATTAAACCGTAAGGGCATCGAAAACTTGAATTATATTCGAGTGCataaatcggttgaaaactgCAGCCTTAAAACTCTGAACTGAGGACTTTGTACATAAGTATTACTTAAAAAGCTCTCATTTGAAAACGTCCACATGGAAGAAATTTCAGTGTGAAAACCGATAAAAACAaataatgtgtatgcaaagaACGTTATAATAAGTTTACGCACGGAACGACATAATAACTTTGAGACTAAAATAAAAtactcttcagaaaccgacttATGTCAGTTTTTACACTAAAGATCCATTTAACCAACTTACATATAGCAGGACTCCAATCCGAAACTGGTTTTAGACTCGAAGGTTTTAGACAACTTACTTGAGCgcacaaatattttaaaagtcgCTAAAAATATTAACTCAGTTCAAACGATGTATTCTTGGTCGTGCATCTAGTTACCATTGAGTTTTTTTTCGTAATGATCTTATaagtggaggaaaacaaattgaaaatagctTATCGACCAGATTCTTTTTGTGTTGCAACCTAAATAACTATTTGTCGTTTTCGGCTCATATGACACTGACAGCTTTATATATAACGGCTAGAGGAAAACTACTTGGGTGATTCATTTAGCCaaagaaaaaaacatgaaatgaaAATAACTCAAACACTTTTCTGTTGAAGCTGTTCATTAACCAACGCAACCTTTTAAATGGTGTTACGATAATAAATTAGTTAAATTGAACTTGaccgtttttttttctatgctaCTTAAAAAATCTGCACACCCCTCGTTTAACAGCGTCGTGCCTGCTATTTCATTCTGACATTTACTCTAGTTGTAAAAATGGTATCGAAGCAAGAGGTGCTACGGAGCACAATTTTGCTCGCACATCGATAAAATCCAAACTTCTCGCACGTCAAGTTGGTGAAATTATCGAATGGGGCCAAATCAACTGTCACCAACATAATAAAAGTGTCCGGAAAACGTTTTTCGATAGCCAAGAAGCAATCTTCAAGGGAGGAATCGAAAACCGGAGGCCACAAAAATGACGGAAAGAGTGGCCAGCTGTTTCAAGCAGATCTCCAACCTCTCCGTCCGAAATGTCGCAAGCAAACAGGGGAGGTTGTCTACAAACGGGCATTGAGCTCTACAACGAGCCGAGTTGTCAACTTACAAGAAGGTGGTGACTCCAAATCGCAAAAGCTATAGGGAAACTTCGCCTCTCTTCAGGATCATCACCTACGCAATACAACACTGATCTCATTCAACATGTTAGACCAGGCAGACATAAcgaattcagttttttttttattaaaaacataataatTATTCTTCAAAATaccgtcaa is part of the Topomyia yanbarensis strain Yona2022 chromosome 1, ASM3024719v1, whole genome shotgun sequence genome and encodes:
- the LOC131695829 gene encoding uncharacterized protein LOC131695829; amino-acid sequence: MRMFQPCIPIVHNSSSRIRYKLQNSTDFYNFHQQLLSTDEAFLSWSTGDTMMNAILPYIGHRNHQAKIVLISYRLPSNKMADIFYNAWYRYKLLNVFLINLLEGSRIEACMFNPFHKDKHRERILSSDLFCTIMSSSEPVSRYLEQLDDFTHNRVSNLNGYTLTIAMHESEGSMSAFDCVLENLTLSDIDMEILMIIKEKMNFTISFVASELELSMGYIFPNGSLAGSLGLIENNQIDMAANSRIIYNYGTSNLLYLNHIGREKLVFLVPSDYFKNRDKRIIFINPFSIAYLIVNFILALTIPLISFTLEKYLHYLGIQQERADFGNCALQILGIIYNISGKLPKAPKRRWILFGLLVYNIVSYPVWQAVTIRYLNSDNHHLNNINNIDELLESNLTLKVSNYHRQMVTHASSHSLNPNYRELTARLTTENTTSIRAAIQQIIIQRDSAFLISHIYVPLIKSGSNKWIHGHSSGVYAISEPVYEFYKAMVVPKTSPFWRSFNEIIIRCVQSGFIDYQRKRVQIVVNQLEIRHQLALEMKNNKRVFDMEVLWIFFVFYLLMVALSTVVFVLEIIVHRYDKIKRVYRRQQQGSDCTEYWQSFPPCTGRESYGLDPRIRTEGPDPETCLDLNTKPGSGSDLNKVTREEMGLIRELILIHTKPVRIYGLVWISHLSRIRNLGLSRNQASETQGESSA